The following are encoded together in the Streptomyces sp. NBC_00358 genome:
- a CDS encoding DUF1998 domain-containing protein: MTPPPARRRRTGQSGTPAHNLPRRGAVRRAQAITTYGVGSLIAVEQESFVVSGLDDAETSWRTDEAPRIHERRLARLLGVRYFRLPPASDDDSKDGMRVRRFPLMHSCPECTELQRHRDFNPPEGRSVCGTCEVDLVPSRFVVACEAGHLGEFPYWHWVHRSSGGSTGTAGQCGGKLKLRSSGRTASLRSIVVSCDCAPKPEVSMEGSFRKNALKDLGLTCRGTRPWLGTSAPAQECGLPLRTLQRGSSAVWQPVLKSALSIPPWSDGRSDPLAEHWEKLRKYDNRAAVEGYLDAVFDEKWPISLDEVMTLLDAEREEDPDDETASTFDHRYSALRTKEYERLRAGNEGSEHTRDEQFVCEPPTGDTTLLAPLGVTGPMLVKRLREVRALKAFTRLADPDSSTESQEMPLSAGDPERPLPWLPAMQVHGEGVFLRLDEKLLGTWEKTIAVAARVERMRTAHQRVLEERAGDHRQAVLSPASPRMVLLHTLAHVLIDEWSLAAGYPAAALRERLYTADDMAGILIYTATSDSAGSLGGLVAQGEPALLDRTIRSAVRRAEWCSSDPLCMETEVSGAGGTNLAACHACVMLPETSCEHNNILLDRALLVGTPENPDLGFFANILAH; encoded by the coding sequence ATGACCCCGCCCCCCGCCCGCCGCCGTCGCACGGGCCAGAGCGGCACGCCCGCCCACAACTTGCCCCGACGGGGCGCGGTACGTCGCGCCCAGGCCATCACCACCTACGGCGTCGGCTCGCTCATCGCCGTCGAACAGGAGTCCTTCGTCGTGTCGGGCCTGGACGACGCCGAGACGAGCTGGCGGACGGACGAGGCTCCCCGCATCCACGAACGGCGCCTGGCCCGTCTGCTCGGCGTCCGCTACTTCCGGCTCCCTCCCGCGTCCGACGACGACAGCAAGGACGGCATGCGGGTCCGGCGCTTCCCCTTGATGCACTCCTGCCCGGAATGCACCGAACTCCAGCGGCACCGCGACTTCAACCCGCCGGAGGGTCGCAGCGTCTGCGGCACCTGCGAGGTCGACCTGGTCCCCTCCCGTTTCGTCGTCGCCTGCGAGGCCGGCCATCTCGGCGAATTCCCGTACTGGCACTGGGTCCACCGCTCCTCCGGGGGAAGTACCGGTACCGCCGGGCAGTGCGGCGGGAAGCTCAAGCTGCGCTCGTCGGGGCGTACGGCCTCGCTCCGCTCGATCGTCGTCTCCTGCGACTGCGCCCCGAAACCCGAGGTCTCGATGGAGGGCTCCTTCCGCAAGAACGCGTTGAAGGACCTCGGGCTCACCTGTCGGGGCACCCGCCCCTGGCTGGGCACCTCCGCGCCCGCCCAGGAGTGCGGACTCCCGCTGCGCACCCTTCAGCGCGGTTCGTCCGCCGTCTGGCAGCCGGTGCTCAAGTCCGCGCTCTCCATCCCGCCGTGGAGCGACGGTCGCTCGGACCCGCTCGCCGAACACTGGGAGAAGCTTCGGAAGTACGACAACCGCGCGGCCGTCGAGGGCTATCTCGACGCGGTCTTCGACGAGAAGTGGCCCATTTCTCTCGACGAAGTGATGACACTGCTCGACGCGGAGCGGGAGGAAGACCCCGACGACGAGACGGCCTCCACCTTCGACCACCGCTACAGCGCCCTGCGCACCAAGGAGTACGAGCGCCTCCGCGCCGGCAACGAGGGGAGCGAGCACACCCGCGACGAGCAGTTCGTCTGCGAACCTCCGACTGGCGACACCACCCTGCTCGCCCCGCTCGGCGTCACCGGACCGATGCTGGTCAAGCGACTCCGTGAGGTACGCGCACTGAAGGCCTTCACTCGGCTCGCCGACCCGGACTCGTCCACCGAGTCGCAGGAGATGCCGCTCTCCGCGGGCGACCCCGAGCGCCCACTGCCGTGGCTCCCGGCCATGCAGGTCCACGGCGAGGGCGTCTTCCTCCGCCTGGACGAGAAACTACTCGGCACCTGGGAGAAGACGATCGCCGTGGCGGCCCGCGTGGAACGCATGCGCACGGCCCACCAGCGGGTGTTGGAGGAAAGGGCGGGCGACCACCGCCAAGCCGTCCTCTCCCCCGCCTCACCCCGCATGGTGCTGCTGCACACCCTGGCCCATGTGCTCATCGACGAGTGGAGCCTGGCGGCTGGTTATCCGGCCGCGGCGCTCCGTGAACGTCTGTACACGGCCGACGACATGGCTGGGATCCTGATCTACACGGCAACGAGTGATTCCGCGGGCAGTCTCGGCGGTCTCGTCGCCCAAGGCGAGCCGGCTCTCCTCGATCGCACGATCCGTTCGGCCGTCCGCCGTGCCGAGTGGTGTTCCTCCGACCCCCTCTGCATGGAGACCGAGGTGTCCGGCGCCGGCGGGACCAACCTCGCCGCCTGTCACGCCTGCGTGATGCTCCCCGAGACGAGCTGCGAGCACAACAACATCCTCCTCGACCGTGCCCTGCTCGTCGGTACCCCGGAGAATCCTGACCTGGGTTTCTTCGCGAACATATTGGCCCACTGA
- a CDS encoding helicase-related protein, with translation MTQTSSRHSEHYRVRDEELLTGLRRELLGPAEDAEPDDRDEVLAQDAPIDRYLTGVLYPGTADRAAAETRQEEAAEQDGLDTAPVLTRDDIEESGTERDPGRSRDRRPSSMGLTFAVHPGINEAIVVSARAAVYRPTDADGKPVEPRRAEARTMSDQQEHWHREELDLPDRTIDVTVPGSGVQARLHAEKKVDLHVIVRHPDPVTGTVSVTVTLINAEKVGKWDLKDAFSLFQCGLRVRGADGSTVFVERSAPTAAHDPEIATSRLLHRHAPTFAVGHGCSAEWDWTPPPIGVTDTIPPAVPEVRSQFVPSVDVLLTDSNPEIDDSALSMLGLAERPDAEVLAALDNLASGYEQWIDRKASEAEALTGSHDEEPAREQVRACREALGRIREGIGLLRAEPDLMRAFRLANRAMADQRARSEWVRKDRTGALDLEKGRWRPFQIAFVLLCLAGVDDPRHDDRKISDLLWFPTGGGKTEAYLGLIAFTAFLRRIRKGTAGGGVTVIMRYTLRLLTLQQFERAAILFCAMEQLRLRTPELGDEEFSVGMWVGRSATPNTLAKADERLDELRRNLGKSLAKENPVQLHACPWCGTRLDARAYDADEEAKRMFVRCPGIGCDFTDGLPVHLVDEAVYDARPTLVIATVDKFASMPWRPATSALFNLNDPHDPTPPPELIVQDELHLISGPLGTLTGLYETAVDALAEHPKVIASTATIRRAAEQGKHLFARDVRQFPPAGLDARDSWFAVETPREEKASRRYVGLLAPGTSQSTLLIRTYATLLHRAMHADTEDDGVKDTYWSLVGYFNSLRLLSAAELQVHDDVVAYLELLAEREGKEVRRIANYSELTSRVDASEIPARLKGIEKRYPDEDTVDVLLATNMIAVGVDVDRLGLMAVMGQPQTTAEYIQATSRVGRAHPGLVAVMLNSARSRDRSHYESFQHFHSALYREVESTSVTPFSARARDRGLHAVIVALTRVLVPAARPNDGAAKVESYEETLRGKVKGILLDRVKEVDEKEAAAVSRAFDEFVDWWCQEADIHSGLLFEPQRGNRSPSLLKAYDDESEDREAWPTLWSLRDVDAESALFMEGTR, from the coding sequence GTGACGCAGACATCAAGTCGGCACTCCGAGCACTATCGGGTCCGGGACGAGGAACTCCTGACGGGACTCCGCCGTGAGCTCCTCGGCCCCGCCGAGGACGCCGAGCCGGACGACCGGGACGAGGTACTTGCCCAGGACGCGCCCATCGACCGCTACCTGACCGGGGTGTTGTACCCGGGAACGGCGGACAGGGCAGCGGCGGAGACCCGGCAGGAGGAGGCCGCCGAGCAGGACGGCCTGGACACCGCACCGGTGCTAACTCGCGACGACATCGAGGAGTCCGGCACGGAGCGGGACCCGGGCAGGTCCAGGGACCGTCGGCCCTCCTCGATGGGTCTGACCTTCGCGGTCCACCCGGGCATAAACGAGGCGATCGTAGTCTCGGCGCGCGCCGCCGTGTACCGCCCCACCGACGCGGACGGCAAGCCTGTCGAGCCACGCCGGGCCGAAGCCCGCACCATGTCCGACCAGCAGGAGCATTGGCATCGGGAGGAACTGGACCTCCCGGATCGCACGATCGACGTCACCGTGCCCGGCAGCGGCGTACAGGCGAGACTGCACGCTGAGAAGAAGGTCGACCTGCATGTGATCGTCCGTCACCCCGACCCGGTGACCGGAACGGTCAGCGTCACGGTGACGCTCATCAACGCGGAGAAGGTCGGCAAGTGGGACCTGAAGGACGCCTTCTCGCTCTTCCAGTGCGGTCTCAGGGTCCGAGGTGCCGACGGCTCCACCGTGTTCGTCGAACGTTCCGCCCCCACCGCCGCCCACGACCCGGAGATCGCCACGAGCCGACTGCTGCACCGGCATGCCCCGACCTTCGCCGTCGGTCACGGCTGCTCGGCGGAGTGGGACTGGACCCCGCCGCCGATCGGGGTGACCGACACGATCCCGCCTGCCGTCCCCGAGGTGCGCAGCCAGTTCGTGCCGTCAGTGGATGTACTGCTCACTGACTCCAACCCGGAGATCGACGACTCGGCGCTGTCCATGCTGGGCCTGGCGGAGAGGCCCGATGCCGAGGTCCTGGCCGCTCTGGACAACCTCGCCTCGGGGTACGAGCAGTGGATCGACCGCAAGGCGAGCGAGGCGGAGGCGCTGACCGGCAGCCATGACGAGGAGCCCGCGCGGGAGCAGGTGAGGGCCTGCCGCGAGGCGCTGGGGCGCATCCGTGAGGGCATCGGACTGCTGCGGGCCGAGCCGGACCTGATGCGGGCGTTCCGCCTGGCCAACCGTGCCATGGCCGACCAGCGCGCCCGCAGTGAGTGGGTGAGGAAGGACCGGACCGGCGCTCTCGACCTGGAGAAGGGGCGCTGGCGCCCGTTCCAGATCGCGTTCGTGCTGCTCTGCCTGGCGGGCGTCGACGACCCCCGCCACGACGACCGGAAGATCTCCGACCTGCTGTGGTTCCCCACCGGTGGTGGCAAGACGGAGGCCTACCTCGGTCTGATCGCGTTCACGGCGTTCCTGCGGCGCATCCGTAAGGGCACGGCTGGCGGCGGGGTCACCGTCATCATGCGGTACACGCTGCGGCTGCTCACCCTCCAGCAGTTCGAGCGCGCGGCGATCCTGTTCTGCGCCATGGAACAGTTGCGGCTCCGCACCCCCGAGCTGGGCGACGAGGAGTTCTCCGTCGGCATGTGGGTGGGGCGTTCGGCCACCCCCAACACTCTGGCCAAGGCCGACGAAAGACTCGACGAGCTGCGCAGGAACCTCGGCAAGAGCCTCGCCAAGGAGAACCCCGTCCAGCTGCACGCCTGCCCCTGGTGCGGCACCCGCCTCGACGCGCGCGCCTACGACGCCGACGAGGAGGCCAAGCGGATGTTTGTCCGCTGCCCCGGCATAGGATGCGACTTCACCGACGGCCTGCCCGTCCACCTGGTCGACGAGGCGGTGTACGACGCCAGGCCGACATTGGTGATCGCCACCGTCGACAAGTTCGCGTCGATGCCGTGGCGCCCGGCCACCTCGGCACTGTTCAACCTGAACGACCCGCACGACCCAACCCCGCCGCCAGAGTTGATCGTCCAGGACGAACTCCACCTGATCTCAGGCCCGTTGGGCACCCTGACCGGCCTCTACGAGACGGCGGTGGACGCACTCGCCGAACACCCCAAAGTGATCGCCTCGACAGCGACGATCCGCCGCGCCGCCGAGCAGGGCAAGCACCTCTTCGCCCGCGACGTACGCCAGTTCCCGCCTGCCGGCCTGGACGCCCGTGATTCGTGGTTCGCAGTGGAGACCCCGCGCGAGGAAAAGGCGAGCCGCCGCTACGTCGGTCTCCTCGCCCCCGGCACCAGTCAGTCCACGCTGCTGATCCGCACGTACGCCACCCTGCTGCACCGGGCGATGCACGCGGACACCGAGGACGACGGGGTGAAGGACACCTACTGGAGTCTCGTCGGCTATTTCAACAGTCTGCGGCTGCTCTCGGCCGCCGAGCTCCAGGTGCACGACGACGTGGTGGCCTATCTGGAGCTGCTCGCCGAGCGCGAGGGGAAGGAGGTGCGCCGGATCGCCAACTACTCGGAGCTGACGAGTCGTGTCGACGCCAGCGAGATCCCTGCCCGCCTCAAGGGCATCGAGAAGCGGTATCCCGACGAGGACACGGTGGACGTCCTGCTCGCCACCAACATGATCGCGGTCGGTGTGGACGTCGATCGGCTCGGCCTCATGGCGGTGATGGGGCAGCCGCAGACCACGGCCGAGTACATCCAGGCCACCAGCCGCGTCGGCCGCGCGCACCCCGGACTGGTGGCGGTCATGCTCAACTCCGCCCGCTCCCGAGACCGTTCGCACTACGAGAGCTTCCAGCACTTCCACTCGGCGCTCTACCGGGAGGTCGAGTCCACGTCCGTCACCCCGTTCTCCGCGCGCGCCCGCGACCGGGGCCTGCACGCGGTGATCGTCGCCCTGACCCGCGTCCTCGTCCCCGCGGCACGCCCCAACGACGGCGCCGCCAAGGTCGAGTCGTACGAGGAGACGCTCCGGGGCAAGGTGAAGGGAATCCTCCTCGACCGCGTGAAGGAGGTCGACGAGAAGGAGGCCGCCGCCGTCTCCCGAGCCTTCGACGAATTCGTGGACTGGTGGTGCCAGGAGGCCGACATCCACAGCGGTCTGCTCTTCGAACCCCAGCGGGGCAACCGCTCCCCGTCGCTCCTGAAGGCGTACGACGACGAGTCCGAGGACCGCGAGGCGTGGCCCACGCTGTGGAGCCTGCGCGACGTCGACGCCGAGTCCGCCCTGTTCATGGAGGGAACCCGATGA
- a CDS encoding UvrD-helicase domain-containing protein: protein MTDAYLDSPPLTDEQRAVVEQPWDARVLVTAGAGAGKTHTLVRRLDALCGSEDPDQSLEAAEILVLTFSRAAARELRERISRHGERAHRVRARTFDSWAYEVLLQAHPDGEWGSVGFEERIAAATGAIENGALETGDAVPPAHVVIDEVQDLLGGRRELVETLLDRYQDTCGFTVVGDAAQSVYGFQIADLDERADETGRFFDWLRCSYPDDLVELRLTRNFRAVTAEARVALGHGPRLQVVNGPDEGGTLYDELRDLLLDPANGMGDLGDEFTLNGLRDLSDTCAVLTRDNRQALTVSGLLHAHGIEHRLRRPLEERPVPYWVAELLRRTEATGLTEDRFSALLAEIPLDWEPNAAALWTVLRRVARGVGRGVLDLDRLRRAVADGRFPDEAADPETARIVVSTVHRAKGLEFDRVIVLAPPTLAELHKRHKDDLDLPAEARALYVAMTRARHDLYHAPSPELPHFRNTGHRHGGRRFVGSWRSYDRFGLVAEAGDMCRDDPPGHETDAVATQTYLLEQVRPGHEVVLRRRHDVPMGETQSPPYVLLYEGREIGEASRRFREELFQVQKVNRTWDPWWPDEIHDLWIDTLETVTGSTAAGANAGLGERGVWILPRITGIGRYRRADGNKEQST, encoded by the coding sequence GTGACCGACGCCTACCTCGACAGCCCGCCGCTCACCGACGAACAGCGGGCCGTGGTCGAGCAGCCCTGGGACGCACGTGTCCTGGTCACCGCAGGGGCCGGGGCGGGAAAGACGCACACTCTGGTGCGCCGGCTCGACGCGTTGTGCGGTAGTGAGGACCCGGACCAGTCGCTGGAGGCCGCAGAGATCCTGGTGCTCACCTTCTCCCGGGCCGCTGCCCGGGAACTGCGCGAACGGATCTCCCGACACGGGGAACGGGCGCATCGGGTGCGGGCCCGGACCTTCGACTCATGGGCCTACGAAGTGCTCCTCCAGGCGCATCCGGACGGCGAGTGGGGATCGGTCGGGTTCGAGGAGCGGATAGCCGCCGCTACCGGTGCGATCGAGAACGGCGCTCTGGAGACAGGCGACGCCGTACCTCCCGCACATGTCGTGATCGACGAGGTCCAGGACCTGCTGGGCGGGCGTCGCGAACTGGTGGAGACTCTCCTCGACCGGTACCAGGACACTTGCGGCTTCACCGTCGTCGGGGACGCCGCCCAGTCGGTGTACGGCTTCCAGATAGCGGACCTGGACGAACGTGCCGACGAGACCGGCCGGTTCTTCGACTGGCTCCGCTGCTCCTATCCCGACGATCTGGTGGAACTGCGTCTCACCCGGAACTTCCGGGCCGTCACCGCCGAGGCCCGGGTCGCGCTCGGGCACGGCCCCCGCCTGCAAGTGGTCAACGGCCCGGACGAGGGGGGCACGCTCTACGACGAGCTGCGCGACCTTCTTCTGGATCCGGCGAACGGCATGGGCGACCTCGGCGACGAGTTCACCCTGAACGGCCTGCGGGACCTCTCCGACACGTGCGCCGTCCTCACCCGTGACAACCGGCAGGCCCTGACGGTCTCGGGCCTGCTGCACGCTCACGGCATCGAGCACAGGTTGCGGCGCCCGCTCGAAGAGCGTCCGGTGCCGTATTGGGTCGCCGAGCTGCTGCGCCGCACGGAGGCGACCGGTCTCACCGAGGACCGGTTCAGTGCCCTCCTCGCGGAGATCCCGCTCGATTGGGAACCGAACGCCGCAGCCCTGTGGACGGTGCTGCGTCGCGTCGCGCGCGGTGTCGGGCGCGGAGTGCTCGACCTGGATCGCCTGCGTCGCGCGGTCGCCGACGGTCGGTTCCCCGACGAGGCCGCCGACCCGGAGACCGCCCGGATCGTCGTCTCCACCGTGCACCGGGCCAAAGGCCTCGAGTTCGATCGGGTGATCGTCCTGGCCCCGCCGACCCTCGCGGAACTCCACAAGCGTCACAAGGACGATCTCGACCTTCCGGCCGAGGCCCGGGCGCTCTACGTGGCGATGACACGCGCCCGCCACGATCTGTACCACGCGCCCTCTCCCGAACTGCCCCACTTCAGAAATACAGGGCACCGCCACGGAGGCCGTCGCTTTGTCGGGTCATGGCGGTCGTACGACAGGTTCGGACTCGTCGCCGAAGCGGGTGACATGTGCCGGGACGACCCGCCGGGCCACGAGACGGACGCCGTGGCCACCCAGACGTACCTGCTGGAACAGGTCCGCCCCGGCCACGAAGTGGTGCTGCGCAGGCGCCACGACGTGCCGATGGGCGAGACCCAGAGCCCGCCGTACGTCCTGCTGTACGAAGGACGCGAGATCGGTGAGGCCTCACGACGGTTCCGGGAGGAGCTGTTCCAGGTGCAGAAGGTGAACCGGACCTGGGATCCCTGGTGGCCCGACGAGATCCACGACCTGTGGATCGACACCCTGGAGACCGTGACGGGCAGCACCGCCGCCGGCGCCAACGCCGGACTCGGCGAGCGAGGTGTGTGGATCCTCCCTCGCATCACCGGCATCGGCCGGTACCGGAGAGCCGACGGCAACAAGGAGCAGAGCACGTGA